In Halostella salina, a single window of DNA contains:
- the gcvPA gene encoding aminomethyl-transferring glycine dehydrogenase subunit GcvPA — translation MTGHHTAAGSPFAPHTPEETEAMLSAVGADDEADLFDIPDSVRFDGEFGIEARSERAVRRELRETLGENDDLTEFLGRGHYDHYVPSIVDHLSLRSEFLTSYTQYQPEITQGFLQALFEYQSMLVELTGLEIANCSMYDAATALGEAATLADRVRATSGHRVLVPELLREERRDVLENYVAGTDLVVETVPEDDGNVDLDALADRVDAETVMVYAENPTVRGTIEERLAEIGDLADANDALFVLGTDLVALGLLQRPADVDADVVVGDASLGLPTSYGMGMGLFATREEYVRQVPGRLVGASDDEAGRRAYTLTLQTREQHIRRERATSNICTNQAWVALRTAIHVASLGPSGLVDLAETCVTEARDLAEAVDAIDGVRAPVHDRHHFREFVAHTDQPAPAVAADLEAEGYAVHAVDDHELQFCVTDANAGSTDELVAALTEVAR, via the coding sequence TCGGTCCGTTTCGACGGCGAGTTCGGTATCGAAGCCCGGAGCGAGCGCGCGGTCAGGCGCGAACTCCGCGAGACGCTCGGCGAGAACGACGACCTGACGGAGTTCCTCGGCCGGGGGCACTACGACCACTACGTGCCCTCGATCGTCGACCACCTCTCGCTGCGCTCGGAGTTTCTCACCTCGTACACGCAGTACCAGCCCGAGATCACCCAGGGGTTCCTGCAGGCGCTGTTCGAGTACCAGTCGATGCTGGTGGAGCTGACGGGCCTCGAGATCGCCAACTGCTCGATGTACGACGCCGCGACCGCGCTCGGCGAGGCGGCGACGCTGGCCGACCGCGTCCGCGCCACGAGCGGCCACCGCGTCCTCGTCCCCGAACTGCTTCGCGAGGAGCGCCGCGACGTGCTGGAGAACTACGTCGCCGGCACCGACCTCGTCGTCGAGACGGTGCCCGAGGACGACGGCAACGTGGATCTCGACGCGCTCGCCGACCGGGTCGACGCCGAGACGGTGATGGTGTACGCCGAGAATCCCACCGTCCGCGGCACGATCGAGGAGCGACTCGCCGAGATCGGCGACCTCGCGGACGCCAACGACGCGCTGTTCGTCCTCGGCACCGACCTCGTCGCACTCGGCCTGCTCCAGCGCCCGGCCGACGTGGACGCTGACGTGGTCGTCGGCGACGCCAGTCTCGGCCTCCCGACCAGCTACGGGATGGGGATGGGCCTCTTTGCTACCCGCGAGGAGTACGTCCGGCAGGTGCCGGGCCGTCTCGTCGGCGCGAGCGACGACGAAGCCGGCCGGCGGGCGTACACGCTCACGCTCCAGACCCGCGAGCAGCACATCCGCCGCGAGCGCGCGACGAGCAACATCTGTACGAACCAGGCGTGGGTCGCGCTCCGAACGGCGATCCACGTCGCCTCGCTCGGCCCGTCCGGGCTGGTCGACCTCGCTGAGACCTGCGTGACCGAGGCCCGCGACCTGGCCGAGGCGGTCGACGCCATCGACGGCGTTCGTGCACCCGTCCACGACCGCCATCACTTCCGCGAGTTCGTCGCCCACACGGACCAGCCCGCGCCCGCGGTCGCCGCGGACCTCGAAGCCGAGGGCTACGCCGTTCACGCCGTCGACGACCACGAACTCCAGTTCTGTGTCACCGACGCGAACGCCGGGTCGACGGACGAGCTGGTCGCGGCCCTGACGGAGGTGGCCCGATGA